The genomic DNA ACCAGAAGAACAGCATTCTTCTAGAAATGGTCAGGTGCAAGGACTGGACAAAAAATGAGTGAgaaagcagccaatgtctaaagaaaaactttgaaagaccttcagaccTGAAAACAACGATGaacaactgttttttttgttgttgttgttttttttcgtAGGTTGTTGCTCATTCAGTGGGCGTGTCAGAAGCATTACCTAAGACGCAGCGTTATGCTCGGAATCAGCATCATAAGACAATACACACAGTGACTCACCTACCACAGGTGTAACATCTGTGTAACATGAAGCAGCATTCAGTGTGTGAAATGCTTTTGGTATGTTTGGTTTAAACATAGCTCTGGTTGTGTGGAAACCAGAGTTTAGACACAACTCTGTgtctcatagggggtcatatgattgttgggtttttctctgaatgtattattgtagggtctaccttacaatacaaggcgactgttgttgtgatttgatgctatataaattgaattaaatcgaattgaattgaattcaactCATACTGCCTAAACTTTGAGTGGAAGCACACTGACCTCAGATGTGTTATTTGGTGTTGGAGATATCAGGCATTTCTAGCTGTCAGTGTGTTATGAAGAACAGCTGGTGGGCTGATTGGTCAGTCAGAGCTGCCTCTTCAGCGATTAATCATCCCCGAGGCAGCGGCAGTGTCCCCACTGTTTCACTGCAGATTTGAGCAGGCAGATGTGGTTGGCTTATCGTCAGCTGACACAGcagatgagtgtgtgtgtgtgtgtgtgtgtgtgtgtgtgtgtgtgtgtgtgtgtgtgtgtgtgtgtgtgtgtgtgtatgaaaagAGCATGCCCATCAAGAGTAACCGCAGAACATACAGCGACAAGTGCCAATCTGTTAAGATCAAACGAGGCAAAGGCTATGCTAATAGATGAACATAGTGTGACGTCTTTTAAACTTGCTGTGTAACTCTGGGTTTCTGTTTTGGCTCGTCAGGCCTTCAATGATCCATCCATTAAAAAAATTCCCATCATCATACATGATGTATGTTATGCTGCTTTTGGTATGAAGCAACAGAGCAACGACATCAGTTGTCTCATCCCCTCAGTACAGCCGATAGGTAGATGTTACAGTTTCGCCTACCCGTGGTATCGGATCAGCCAGGAAGCAGGAAGTGTCTGCTCTGCTGGGGAAGTCTAATAAGCAGTGACACTGCCTGGTAAGGGCAGGAAGGAttaaggaaataaaaataactcaCTTCTCTTTCTTACTGGGTGCTTGTGGGTGTTTGCTTGCAATTGCAATTGTGAGGAAGTGGCTCCTCTAACAGTTTTTCATCAGGATTTGTGCCAACAATGCAAGATCGGAGTTTTTTAAGACATTAGTCAGTTGCTAATAAGTAGAAACTGAGCACATGTAAATGATCCCTTTCAGTTGTGTGTTTATGGAGAATTGGCTCTAATAAAACACTTGAGATTACACCTGGCTGACTGTGGCAGTCCTAGTTATTATTAAAAGACTAAATGTTTAGTGTTTAAAGTTATGCTCCAATTCTCCAAAAGGCACCACCACAAACAGTGGACGTGACACCTAACAAACATTAACCAGCTACAGCCGCTTGTGTTGGTACACCTGTCAGTCAGCGGTCATGTTCCTTACTGCTTAACTTTAATTGTAAAATTGAAAATGAGACAGAAGCGGTTTTGTACGAGGCAGCAAACGCCCTTTTCTCTGTTCTAAAGTTTAACTCTCTGTGGTTTTAGAGACAAACTCAACTTGACCTGTGAAGAACAGCAAACTCCTTTTTTTGCACTTCTACACTGATTTTGTTTTACTGCCTTGGAGGTTTCAGGTTGATTAAAATAACCTTTTACTCCTAAATAAGATGAGGAAACACACATCTGTCCTCCCCTTCCATTGCTACTTGTGAGTTTTTAATACTCTCTGCTTGCTGAGTCTCAAAAGGTATTGATTTTCAATACCCAGACATACTTCTTTCCTTAAGATGTATTTAGCAGGGAGTAAACTTCCTGCAAATTCTCATTTTTGTGTCTAATCTATAACTATTTTACCTCCTTTCTCTCGCCTCTCTCAGATTATTTGTGCAGCCCAGAGGAGAACATTTACAACATCGACTTCACCAGGTTCAAGATCAGAGACATGGAGACCGGCACAGTGCTGTTTGAAATCACCAAACCCCCGTCTACAGGTCAGTCATCTGTCTACTGCATTCCTATATTGTATTTAACCTAAATTTGTCATAAAAAACACTTGCAGGAAATGCATTATTAATCATAAGCACaaagtatttattatttttcatagaaatgaaaaataaatattctttacATTAGGAGATTTCAAAGTGAGAGCATTGCTGGGTGGGTTGACAATGTGTTTTGTACTTTCTTTAGTTTGAGTAGTGATTTGACCTATTTACCTCTAAAAACACTGTCAACCACAACCCACCCTTTTAATCTGTCATTTCTATTGGTCTTTACTTCAGATAAAGCAAGTGAGAAGAGGGATATTGACCCAAATGCCGGCCGATTCGTCCGTTACCAGTTCACCCCTGCGTTTCTCCGACTGCGGCAAGTTGGAGCCACGTAAGTGACAATGTGTGTGAATCTTTATTGACAAGGACACGGTTAACAAAGGAAAGAGTGaaccttgtctgtgtgtgtttttacttcCAGTGTTGAGTTCACAGTCGGAGACAGACCGATAGAGAATTTCAGGATGATTGAGAGGCACTATTTCAGAGAGAAGTTGCTCAAGAGTTTTGACTTTGAGTTTGGCTTCTGCATGCCCAGCAGCAAGAACACCTGTGAACACATCTATGAGTTCCCACCTCTGTCTGAAGACATCAGTAAGTCTGTACACCCACTAGAATATAGTCTCTAGGTCTCGTGGAACaaacagcatgcacacatgctgTTTACCTTCTTTCTgaccctccctgagtctgggtttgctggaggtttcttcctgttaaaagggagtttttccatcCCACCGTtgccaaagtgtttgctcaaagggagtcatgtgattgttgggtttttctctattttctttCTATTATTGAAgcatctttaccttacaatataaagcaccttgagggaactattgttgtcatttggcactatataaatgaaattaaattgaACTTTTAAGGCTTTATATGTATATCATAGAAAATCATCTGGTCCTTAGCAGGTCTTAATCAAGTAAGAAGTTCCATAGGGATTAATATGCAAGGAGAAGCCAAGTACTTATAATAAAATGCACTTGAATAACTGATGAACTGCAAATATTAGCACCTGTATAAAAGCAGGGGTTTTGACAGTTTGCAGGTCTGGGGCAAtcaggtgtgtgtttgcacaatgCCAAGGAGGAAATCAGCAATGATATCTGAGAAAAGGTTGTTGCTGCTCATCAGTCTGGGAAAGAGTTTTAAGGTCATTTCCAAGTCGTCATCTGAAGTCCATCATTCAAAAGTGAGAAAATGTATTTACAAGTGGGAAACATTCAAGGGAGTTGCTAATCTTCCCAGGCGTGGATGTCCCAGCATATTTACCACAAGCTGCAATGCTTAGATAAACTACAGAGAACCCAAGAACAGCATCTCAGACTCTTTCATGGTAGCACAAGGCATTCATGAGGCACTGCTGTCTGAACATGGGCAAAAAAATTCCATACTCCTCAACCAATTTGAGCCACAGAGAAAATTGTTTAATTttgggttgggttttttttttttttttcacaaaagaaGTCCATAAATCTTGTTCAATAAACTTAAATGTGAGACCATCTGTCTGGTAGCTGAAGCTTGGCAAAAACTATGTCATGCAACAGAACAATGATCCCGAGCACAGCAGAAAACCTACAACAGaatgatggaaaaacaaaagaatcaaggtgcaacaatggtccagtcaaagtccagacatCAAAATCAtagaaatgctgtggtgggactttaagagagctgtgaaaaaacaaatgacttcaaacctcaatgaactaaaGACGAGTGGGCCAAAATGCTGTAATCTGCAATACCAGGCATTGGCCAGTGCGCTTGTCTGTTGGCCAGTGCCTGGTATGCCAGATTAACAGTCCAGCCCTGCTCAAAACTACAACTGGCAACCTCATGGTGGCAATAGAGGAGAAGCCACCAAAGCTTCCTGAGAATCAAGAAGTACCTGGAAGCTTTGGCGCTCAGGAAGCTTTATCGAGTAGCTGCTGAGATATTTCATTGTCAGCTTAAGTTGGGTGGGGAGTAAACACTCAAAAATACTTTAGCCTATCATGTATTGTAATGACCAATAAACTAAGTAAatgacacagttttaaaataaacaacataGTGAATTTACTACAGGGCATATTTGTCAGTCAAACAAGTGAATTGAGTGAACTCAGTGTGTTTTGAATACATATTTACCAGttgtttatgtatttaagtCACATTATGTTTAGTTCTTTTCAATCATTTCTGTTCTGACCAGACTAGATTAGGAGCCGGTCTTCTAAAAGCTGCAATGTTTTCTGTCTGCTTGCAGTCAGAGAGATGATCCTGCACCCGTATGAGACGCAGTCGGACAGCTTCTACTTTGTGGACAATAAGCTGGTGATGCACAACAAGGCAGACTACTCGTACAATGGCGGGACGTAGAGGTGGCAAGCTAACAGGAGAGCAAGCGGAGTTATGGACTAAACCCGAGGGGCGATCGAAATACACCGGTGGGGTTAACATCCTGTTGATCCTGCAGTCCCTCTCCCTCTAtctatctctctccctctttctttttccttctgagAGGATGCCGTCAAGAAAAGGCCCACACAGATGTGACACTTATAatctgtgagtgtgtctgtgtgtttgtgtgtgtgtaagcacaTCTGAGTTTATCAAAGCCTAGCAggacgcgcacacacacacacacacactgatgcacaCAGCTCAGTGTGGCGTCGCTGTAACAAAGTGTGTTTGTAACATGATAAACTTGCAAGTAAGAAACTTCTTAGGAATTATCAAATGGTTTTTGCTCTCTAGCCACGTCatgaagtgaaaaaagaaattacTGGTAGAACTTATTTACATGTTAGGGTTTAGAAAcacatctgaaaatgtgtttttaggacttaaaaacagttttttggaAATCTGTTCTCAGATTCagtgagtctgtgtgttttgtatgcgtgtgtgtgtttgtatgtgcgtgtgtcTACCCTTGCTTTTGGTGTCTTTTGTATgattgtctgtgtgtataaGTTTGAAGCATGATTCATTTAAATGTCAATAACGTGAACATCTGGTTGGCGAAGTTCAAATAGATTTCCAAAACCTTTTAGTGCATATTCTACAAAGTAGGCAGTAAGtagttattttgtatttataatTCCCTTCCCTGCCCCTTTATTCCTTTTAGTTCTccagtcatgtgacctgtattAACCTTAAGACGTTTGTGTTTATTGTGTCTGCTCAAAGCACAACATTTTACAACAATCAGGAAACTTATAAAGACGAGCTGAGCTGATATGAAATGTACTTTGTCATCTGTGCAAACTCAACTGTACTTCCAGCCCcatgttttgttgtttaggTGATAAAGAAAACTTCAGAGAAGTGCAAATTGTGTGTTTCAAAAGAGACGAAAAGGAAAACTTGGGTTAGCAAATGTTCATTTTCACCCTGAAATGTTCTGCAAAAAAGAAAGGATGAGGAATGTAGCAGCAGTTACTTAAAGAACAGGTCACCCTTAAATCTCGTCCATTCTGTTGTTTCTTCCTGCAGTCGTTCCCGTCATGTCTTGTGTGGTGcgaatattttctctttctcagtttttttttctttagtataTTATTTTCTGTCAAATTGTTTTCATTCAGAGACATTCCAGCAATTTGGACCCAAGTATGGTGATCTAAACACAGGATTGCTCCATACTGTAATATGCTCACTGtgctttttgtctgtttgtgctgaGACACAGCCTGACTCAAGAGCAACTACATAGTTTcctgcatttttttcctcatcacACATTCATCACACACAATTTGATGCACTAGAGATTCATATTAGTTCATGTGACTGATGATTTTAATGGAATGGAAATTACTCAAATGTACCTGCTGAGTGTTCAGATTAACAGAGGAAATTGTGGACATGGATCGATTCAGACTTACACTGCTTTGTTGATTTGGTCCTGCACAACAGACAAAGTATGAAACATTTATAATAGTTGTGAAAtgaacaggaggggactcagattTGACTTAATCAGAGATTAAGCCGATTAACTtgaatgttatttaaaaaaaatgttataccGATATGTAGAACAGATTTATATATGACTGTGACTCGTGCAAATTATTTTGAACTCGGGAAGTTTTTGACAATACAAATGTTGGTGtgactgaaaaaagtaaaataaaggaCTTTTTGAAATATCACTGTCTTGCCtgcttagtgtgtgtgtgtctgttgggTGAATGAAGGTGACATAAGTGACATTCAAGTAGTGCTTTATTTCTACAAAATAGAAGTGGGTCACAAATCTTGCGCAATTTGGAAAAATACACATTTCTCTGCTGGGATGTTCTGCCTCCACATCTTCAGTTTGTCACATTCTcttgtataaaacaaaaaacatggagAAAACATGGAAAATAACCTCTGCAACCGTTACATCCAGTTCGTAGCCTCTTATCTCTGTTATCCTTCAGCCAACCTTTTTATCTGTAATCACTGTGCAGTCTTGGTAACACTTTCCTGTCATTTATTTGTGCGCTTTCTTGGAGTGAATCTCTCAAAGGGAAAGCTTTTAAAAATCCAATTTGATTTAACTAATCCTTCTTTTTGGTGTTAAGAAGGATACAGGATACAGTTAGCAGAAACAGAGGGAAACAGCCTATCTCCATATAAAATGTAAGGGTTAGCCCTCCTACTGGTAAAGCTCACTTATTAATATATTACAGTATATCTAGCTTCTCTacttaatacaaaaaaaagcatgaaaagcaatacatttatttcattgGGTGTTTTTAGCagggtaataaaaaaaatggcttCAGCTGACCAATAAtctgtttaacattttacatttcagaTCAGGGGCAGGTAATTCGTTTTTCCAAGGGGGCACAtaagaaactgggactgttgtggagggctGCACAAATAAGCAGATATAAATTCTGCTCACTATTACTTCACTATTACTATTACTGTACCCCgtcacaacagtcccagtttctcataTGACCCCCTTGGGAAAATTAAATGCCCAACCCCACTTTAGATAGCCAAAACAAAGAAGATGTAACATGTAATAAGTAAGCTTTACAGTTGCTGTAAGGTGGATTTTGACATTCTGCTTCTAAATAGGTTTTGCTgagtttctgttttacttttttgtccATAACATacttgggggctcgtccgggatttggACCAAAATTTGAACCTGCATTTTCCTCAGCAAGAATTCGGAGCACTTCCACTATAAATTATTATATGAAACATTATATAAATTATTCTAAATCATTTTAAACTATCATTACTAGAAAAATTTCACAGTTGTTATTTATAAATTATAAGATAAGAAGTAAAATTCTTGCTTAAAAAAGCAAGTActgacaaaaacacataaaaaattaaatatgacaCCAAAAAAACGTGAGGTCCAACAAAATGACCACAGTAATAAGTTAACTGACACCATGAATTAATTTACATATTTGCCTTTTAAAGGTAGGTATGCTGTGGATAATGCATGCATCATCAGTAAATGATAAATAGACTGATAAGACTCAGAGGAAAGTGTATGAGGAAATAACCTTGGTTTAAACACTGTCTTTGGTTCTGTCACTGAAATGACATGAGGAAGTCCTCAAAGAGGGTCTGTATATAAAAGTCTGATAACACTTAAAGTTTGTTTCAGCTGCAAGTGAAAATCTTTGATTGTTCCTTCTATAACCACATTTCAACTGTCaactttttccccttttccttTTAAAGGGCCTGAAAACATTCCCAGTATTAGAAATGCTATCCTGCAACAACAAACTATTGTCTGGATGGAGTGGAGTAAGAAAAGTTTTACCTCATACAATGGATTTCTGAGCTCTTCTCACTGGTGTGAAGTGGGCTGGAAACCCAGTTGGAAAATGTGATATTTTGTTCATTGTCTGCTTGTGTGACAGTAGAAtcaaatttgttttttatagGCTGTAAACAAATTCAGGGTTTGCTAGCTGTAGTGTTGGCCCAATCTGGAAAAGTGTCCAAGTTAAACATGACTTTTCCCCATGTGTTGATGCCTAAATTAATGCACAGGATCCCGATGATGTTGAGCATGAAACCAGCTTTCACCTGAAGGAACAAACAGAAATATTCAGATGATGACAGGGACATGGCTAAAACTTTTATTCAAAATTATATTATGTACGTTTAGATATTTGTCCATCGAATAACACAACTAACCAAGatcttatttgtatttattacagAATGAACATTTCCCTCTTTTTGCACTTTGATACTTCATTATTTTTCCACTTAAACCAAAAACCTGATATTATTTCATATTCTTGCACATTATAAAATATTAGATTGTCGTTCAATTCAGTGAATGTAATGTTATCGTTTTTCAAGACATAAGACACAATGATGGGATGTAAGGTTTCTTTTCCCTACAATAAAATTAACTTGCTTTTTTACTACTATTACTTAAAGGATAATAAAGGTGAAAAACCACATGTCTCTCACCACAACCTAACACTGAAGCTAACAAGAAAACATAGCTGGTTTATCCCAATCTTTTAACAGATAAACTCATCTGGATAAGTTAAAATGGTAATGCAAATGGTAACGCAAAGTCTGGAAGCACAGAATGGATGAGCTAGAACACAGGGAAGTTGATTTAAACGTCATGATAAAGCTCATTAGTCAATGATTATAAAGGGCAAATTGATTATACTAGCAGCAGATAGTTCTGTTGTAACTTTGAGAAGTGACAAGAAGGACAATTGTATTGCTTTTCTTACTCCAACAAGATCAATGAAAGACAGTCTTATTAGCTCAAATAAACTAAAATTGCAAAGGcagcatgtgtatatatatgtatgtcaATCTTACCATATCTAGGACTTTGAGGTGTCCAAAAGAAAAGGCAATGGCATTGGGTGGTGTGGCCACAGGTAGCATGAAGGCCAGAGAGGCAGCAATGGTGCAGGGCATCATCACGTAGAGTGGGTGGAGCTTAATATTTTGGGCCTAAAagagcacaaaacacaacacagttaGATTCATGGAGAACATATGTGCGCACACATCTGTCGACATATGAGATCCATTTACCATTGAGGCCAATATGGGCAGGAACAGTGTGGTGGTGGCTGTGTTACTGGAGCACTCGGTGAATGTGGCAATAAGTAGGGAAAGCACCAATGAGATAGCAAAGGGGGGAATATTCTGAAGAGGTGACAGGTTTTCTCCCAACCACTTGGATAGATTTGATACCTGTAAAGGtagcaggaaaaatacacaaacaaatgtTTAGTATTTGAGAAAAGCTACCACAATGGCTCAGAGGATGTCTGCTATGGGTCTACCAATTTGGCCTTGATTGAAATCTCTCCTCTACTAGATGGAATTGTCATTAATTTTGGTGCAAATGTTAAGCATATTAACAAAACCTCCAAAACTCAATCACCAGAAACAAACAAGAGAccagtgtttattttctgatTCAAGTATTTAAATATCCAGTAATCACCAAGACTAGCATTTAACTGCCAAAATCCTCTTTAGATATTCTGTAAGGGAGAATGAAATATTAAAAGGTGAAGACATGGGGTCCAAGGGTGTTTACCTCACTGCCAGCAGCAAGAGCAAAACCTCCTCCCAGCAGCAGCACTACATTCCAGGGCATTCGTTCATGAACCACCTTCCAGGTCAGCAGAGCCGGTGGAGCCTTTATATTCTTACCTGTGGGATACAGATGAAGTTTAAACATTAAAGAGTAATTAGTTTGAAAGTGCAGGATCAAGCCTGCCAAGCAATCTTCACCCAGTGCTCCAGTGAGCCCAAATTGAGTTCACATGAATATTTGTAGAAGCAGTGTATTACACCGAGGTTAAAAATGAATATCTCACCTTCATCTGTGTACCCGTAATTGCCAAGCGGCAGCTGAGAGGGGACGACGAAGAAGAGCGATGACATTAGAATGGCAACCGTTCCGTCTGTCACAAACCTGAGAGACACGGGAGAACATGATCATATATGCTGCCTTTTAAAGATGATGAAGAGACAAATGTGTAACATCATATTTACTGTCAACTGTGGGGGAAAACAACGGAACTATATTTGAACTACATTTACGTTGCTTTTTCTTTTgagtcttttctcttttttaaaaaaaactaacaaaatgaaaaaagaaagcttaataaaaaataaataaagaaaataagaacttTAGCTACAATTTTGTTGCTCTTGTGAACATTTCCTGCAGAAATATTACTCCAGTTCACAAGTGCCAAAATTGCGGATACTCGGGGGGCCactttagcttccttttcatgttcaactttacagcagaaataaataatgaatgctTAAAATGTTTGTCTGGTACAAAAAGAACTGTACTGGCATTCATTTTTCCTTTATAACGCACCTGTTTAAACTGAGGCTAACGTGTGAGCATCTCACCTGCATTTCTGTTGCTTTTGGATCATTTAATGTAAATCTAATAAAATACATCCCTGTTTATTCTGTGCTTCAGTTTTAGTGATTAACATTCCACCATCACAAATAATCTGTTAAGTTTGTGTGATGCAAGCATGTATTTTATGAATACAAACTGGGGGATGATATATAAGAACTGGTCAGAGCCCATCACCCAAACCCTTTGAGCAGGATTAAAGCAGCATCCAGGTATTTATCTGTCAGCTCGTGCTTGCTACCTTGGTTAGCCATGCTGAATTGGCTCAAAGTCCACTCACTTTATAGATCTTAATGCAGAGAGATCAggtcagtttttatattttacagcaaaagggttagggttagctgcagattcacaaaaaaaagttgcacaattGTGATGTTAAAACATAATTTGAAATTAAAAcattatataataaaataaacattaatgTACAACTGTTACAGTTACTATGAACATAAAGCAAGTATCATAAATATTTATCTGGCATTTCTACCAAACTTGTTTgaaaattattttgttattttattaattttttttttttttcatttgtgtctCAGTAGATTTCAGTGCATTCAGCACAAAAGGTGCCAGAAGACGTGTGACTTTGCTTGTAAAATATGCAATATGTGTTGACTCATCCTGCCTCTGAGGCATTAATGCAGGACTTTATAAACCACTGGGTGATACCACAGTGGCTGCATACATTTTTAATGCGCAGGAAAGCATGTGTTGAATTGATCATTTCATGGCTGGCTGTTTGGTCTTTTTGTTGGTAATATGTGGTGCTTCACTTCATTTATATCTAAAAGTCATGCTTAAAAAAGAACTCACGCAGCATCCTTATTGAACAGGACTGTGGCCCAGCCAGGCATGAAGCCCGGCTCTCTGGTAAACCACAGAAGCACGAGCAAGATAAAGAGGACGAGCACCGCCACCTCTGCAAACTTCATGCCGCCCAGCTTCTTGTACTCCTCCTTCATCACTGCGTATGCCGCTCTGTCGTTTTCACTTTTCTCACCACAGCCAAATGTCTTCTTCAGACtgagaagagaaacaaaaagataCAGCATATCTCTGCAGATGCTAAAAAAGTCAGTTTCACTTACAGTGTAGATAAATTTAATCTGTGCTCTTTGAGCAGCTTTTCTGAGGACACTTTAAAATACCCGAGTTTGTTTGTGACTGATTATACTTACTTGAAGCCCAGGAACATAAAATGAAGCCAGAACCAGGAGAGCACCAGCATGAGCACCATGCtgggaaaacaaaaaccaaaccagcTGGCAAAGTTGATCACATCGGGATTATCAGGGAAGAGCCTTCACAGAAAGAAAGACGAAGGGATGTGAGAAGAAGATACAAGTGGTTCAATCAGCAGTGACACACCTTGAAGatcatttctgtttgtgtgttgagttgggttttttttgccttACTCGTCCATTTGGCCCTTGAGGATGAGATTAGGCGTGGTCCCCGTGAGCGTGGCCGTACCTCCAATGCTGGCAGAGTAACACACACTTAGACTCATCCCTTTG from Oreochromis niloticus isolate F11D_XX linkage group LG10, O_niloticus_UMD_NMBU, whole genome shotgun sequence includes the following:
- the unc119a2 gene encoding protein unc-119 homolog B, translated to MSYSCTSRGNSQDPSSAKKPAGSNPARDAGGTDSGTDSTSNGSPKQTAAMKVKKGCNSTDVGVPVTTEEQLLASTVITPEDVLGLQKITENYLCSPEENIYNIDFTRFKIRDMETGTVLFEITKPPSTDKASEKRDIDPNAGRFVRYQFTPAFLRLRQVGATVEFTVGDRPIENFRMIERHYFREKLLKSFDFEFGFCMPSSKNTCEHIYEFPPLSEDIIREMILHPYETQSDSFYFVDNKLVMHNKADYSYNGGT
- the slc13a2 gene encoding solute carrier family 13 member 2, whose product is MNNWKTVLRFLWYHRNYIIIIVTPLVFLPLPLVYPSSEARCGYAIILMALYWCTECMPLAVTALLPVILFPMMGIMKGGDVSIEYLKDSNMLFIGGLLVAIAVEHWNLHKRIALRVLLLVGVRPSLLMMGFMIVSAFLSMWISNTATTAMMLPISHAVLQQLKDTETQTGEHDHQAQAADNHAFELEAQTKPETTDERDAQDPVYEYEHDAQQEFRERAIEAKYGLLTKGMSLSVCYSASIGGTATLTGTTPNLILKGQMDELFPDNPDVINFASWFGFCFPSMVLMLVLSWFWLHFMFLGFNLKKTFGCGEKSENDRAAYAVMKEEYKKLGGMKFAEVAVLVLFILLVLLWFTREPGFMPGWATVLFNKDAAFVTDGTVAILMSSLFFVVPSQLPLGNYGYTDEGKNIKAPPALLTWKVVHERMPWNVVLLLGGGFALAAGSEVSNLSKWLGENLSPLQNIPPFAISLVLSLLIATFTECSSNTATTTLFLPILASMAQNIKLHPLYVMMPCTIAASLAFMLPVATPPNAIAFSFGHLKVLDMVKAGFMLNIIGILCINLGINTWGKVMFNLDTFPDWANTTASKP